From one Streptomyces mobaraensis genomic stretch:
- a CDS encoding ABC transporter ATP-binding protein gives MNDTPPPPGPTEAEAQPPPFLSIRDLRVRFRTEDGVVKAVDGLSLGLERGRTLGIVGESGSGKSVTALTVLGLHDPRTTEVTGQVLLDGQEVTGASESALERLRGAKAAMVFQDSLTALSPYYTVGRQIAEPYRKHTGASRQAARRRAVEMLDRVGIPHAARRVDDYPHQFSGGMRQRAMIAMALVCDPELLIADEPTTALDVTVQAQILDLLKELQRETGSAIVLITHDLGVVARTADDLLVMYAGRAVERGTVREVLGDPRHPYTWGLLGSMPRLTTDPEAPLVPVPGAPPSLLAPPPGCPFHPRCAWTGEVPGDRCATERPELPAGRGAACHLPPGRRHPDFVDPPAGPESIDPPAGLGNIDPPTGPRSEA, from the coding sequence ATGAATGACACCCCGCCGCCGCCCGGCCCCACGGAAGCGGAAGCGCAACCACCGCCCTTCCTCTCCATCCGCGACCTGCGCGTCCGCTTCCGCACCGAGGACGGCGTCGTCAAGGCCGTCGACGGGCTCTCCCTCGGCCTGGAGCGCGGGCGCACGCTCGGCATCGTCGGGGAGTCCGGCTCGGGCAAGTCCGTGACCGCGCTCACCGTGCTCGGCCTGCACGACCCGCGCACCACCGAGGTCACCGGGCAGGTGCTGCTGGACGGGCAGGAGGTGACGGGCGCGTCCGAATCCGCGCTGGAGCGGCTGCGCGGCGCCAAGGCGGCGATGGTCTTCCAGGACTCGCTGACCGCCCTCTCCCCGTACTACACGGTCGGCCGGCAGATCGCCGAGCCGTACCGCAAGCACACCGGCGCCTCCCGGCAGGCCGCCCGGCGGCGGGCGGTCGAGATGCTGGACCGGGTCGGCATCCCGCACGCCGCGCGGCGCGTCGACGACTACCCGCACCAGTTCTCCGGCGGCATGCGCCAACGCGCCATGATCGCGATGGCGTTGGTCTGCGACCCCGAGCTGCTGATCGCCGACGAGCCGACCACCGCCCTCGACGTCACCGTCCAGGCGCAGATCCTCGACCTGCTCAAGGAGCTCCAGCGGGAGACCGGTTCGGCGATCGTCCTCATCACCCACGACCTGGGCGTGGTGGCCCGCACGGCGGACGACCTGCTGGTGATGTACGCGGGACGGGCCGTGGAGCGCGGCACCGTCCGCGAGGTGCTGGGCGACCCGCGCCACCCCTACACCTGGGGCCTGCTGGGCTCGATGCCCCGGCTGACCACCGACCCGGAGGCGCCGCTGGTGCCCGTCCCGGGCGCGCCGCCCAGCCTGCTGGCGCCGCCGCCCGGCTGCCCGTTCCACCCGCGCTGCGCCTGGACCGGGGAGGTGCCGGGCGACCGCTGCGCCACCGAGCGCCCGGAGCTGCCCGCCGGCCGCGGCGCGGCCTGCCACCTGCCGCCCGGCCGGCGGCACCCCGACTTCGTCGATCCGCCGGCGGGCCCGGAGAGCATCGATCCACCGGCGGGCCTGGGGAACATCGATCCGCCGACGGGCCCGAGGAGCGAGGCATGA
- a CDS encoding ABC transporter ATP-binding protein encodes MTDDILVAEGLTKHFPVLGGFPVRRRVGAVRAVDGVDLAVRAGEGFGLVGESGCGKSTTGRLLTRLLEPTAGRITYQGEDITHAGRRQLAPVRSQIQMIFQDPYSSLNPRQTVGRIIAGPMEVNGIRPPGGREARVRELLDTVGLNPEHYNRFPHEFSGGQRQRVGIARALALDPKVIIADEPVSALDVSIQAQVVNLLKTLRRELGIAFLFIAHDLAVVRHFSQRVAVMYLGRIVEVGPRDAIYGRPRHPYTHALLSAVPEVPRPGAPAEAAPQERIRLTGDVPSPVSPPSGCRFRTRCWKAAEKCAVEEPPLVRAEGSGVGHLSACHFPEPVASPEG; translated from the coding sequence ATGACCGACGACATCCTGGTCGCCGAGGGGCTGACCAAGCACTTCCCGGTCCTGGGCGGCTTCCCCGTCCGCCGCCGGGTGGGCGCGGTACGGGCCGTGGACGGCGTCGACCTGGCCGTCCGGGCCGGGGAGGGCTTCGGGCTGGTCGGCGAGTCCGGCTGCGGCAAGTCCACCACCGGCCGGCTGCTCACCCGGCTGCTGGAGCCGACCGCCGGCCGGATCACCTATCAGGGTGAGGACATCACCCACGCGGGACGACGACAACTCGCGCCCGTCCGCTCCCAGATCCAGATGATCTTCCAGGACCCGTACTCCTCGCTCAACCCCCGGCAGACGGTCGGCCGGATCATCGCCGGCCCGATGGAGGTCAACGGCATCCGCCCGCCCGGCGGCCGGGAGGCCCGGGTGCGCGAACTGCTGGACACCGTGGGCCTCAACCCCGAGCACTACAACCGCTTCCCGCACGAGTTCAGCGGCGGTCAGCGGCAGCGCGTCGGCATCGCCCGCGCGCTCGCCCTCGACCCGAAGGTCATCATCGCGGACGAGCCGGTCTCCGCCCTGGACGTCTCCATCCAGGCCCAGGTCGTCAACCTGCTGAAGACGCTGCGGCGGGAACTGGGCATCGCCTTCCTGTTCATCGCCCACGACCTCGCGGTCGTCCGGCACTTCTCGCAGCGGGTGGCGGTGATGTACCTGGGACGGATCGTGGAGGTGGGCCCACGGGACGCCATCTACGGCCGCCCCCGGCACCCGTACACCCACGCGCTGCTCTCCGCCGTCCCCGAGGTCCCCCGGCCGGGCGCCCCGGCGGAGGCGGCCCCCCAGGAGCGCATCCGCCTCACCGGCGACGTCCCCTCCCCGGTCTCCCCGCCCTCCGGCTGCCGCTTCCGCACCCGCTGCTGGAAGGCGGCGGAGAAGTGCGCGGTGGAGGAGCCGCCGCTGGTACGGGCGGAGGGGAGCGGGGTGGGGCATCTGTCGGCCTGCCATTTCCCGGAGCCGGTGGCTTCGCCGGAGGGGTGA
- a CDS encoding ABC transporter substrate-binding protein, with the protein MRRHDRRAPYAVALAAGALVVSACSSGGGGGGGGDAKSEGPGEDKTVSANYSIGTAADAAGPAPEAAGAKKGGTVTVLQRDAFNHLDPGQIYFNDVLANQMLYNRSLTSYKVDDKGRVKVVGDLATDSGTSSDGGKTWKFTLKDGLKFEDGSPITSKDVRWGIERLYAPFETDGPLYIPQWLSGDGNAFRKALPDGPYQGKHLPSSVLDTPDDKTIVFHFQAPHADTPYATAMPNIGAVKADKDGQRKYDNAPFSSGPYKVGSYKVGKSLTLVRNEHWDPKTDPIRHQYADRYEISFGHQFADSTRRFLADQGGDKNALSFSNGVAPEMTEKVLGQRDTKARRLLEIQPYVDYISFNTTRLKDVRVRKALAYAMPNGQILQQNGGATAGVVATNYLSPAMDGYRPTDPYGKKDKPAGDPEKARALLKEAGKEGQEIVYAYANTDIQQKIAVVVTQALERAGFKVQKKEIDSNTWRTAISEVGNKFDIYRTSWGADWPVSSTVVPPLYDGRQIADGAQNYGHLDDPKVNAEVDRITRITDVKQAGAEWQKLADRILTDDVPGVPTFYNRLFSLWGSGLGGVKYHPVYGTVDPTGVFVK; encoded by the coding sequence ATGAGGAGACACGACCGCAGGGCCCCGTACGCCGTGGCCCTGGCCGCCGGGGCACTGGTGGTCTCCGCGTGCAGCAGCGGCGGGGGCGGGGGCGGCGGGGGTGATGCGAAGAGCGAGGGACCCGGCGAGGACAAGACCGTCTCCGCCAACTACTCCATCGGCACCGCCGCCGACGCCGCCGGTCCGGCCCCCGAGGCCGCGGGCGCCAAGAAGGGCGGCACGGTCACCGTCCTCCAGCGGGACGCCTTCAACCACCTGGATCCGGGCCAGATCTACTTCAACGACGTGCTGGCCAACCAGATGCTCTACAACCGCTCCCTCACCTCGTACAAGGTGGACGACAAGGGGCGGGTGAAGGTCGTCGGCGACCTCGCGACGGACTCCGGCACCTCGTCGGACGGCGGCAAGACCTGGAAGTTCACCCTCAAGGACGGGCTGAAGTTCGAGGACGGGTCCCCGATCACGTCCAAGGACGTGCGCTGGGGCATCGAGCGGCTCTACGCCCCGTTCGAGACCGACGGGCCGCTGTACATCCCGCAGTGGCTCAGCGGGGACGGCAACGCCTTCCGCAAGGCGCTGCCCGACGGCCCGTACCAGGGCAAGCACCTGCCGTCGTCCGTCCTGGACACCCCCGACGACAAGACGATCGTCTTCCACTTCCAGGCGCCGCACGCGGACACCCCCTACGCGACGGCCATGCCCAACATCGGGGCGGTGAAGGCGGACAAGGACGGGCAGCGCAAGTACGACAACGCGCCCTTCTCCTCCGGGCCGTACAAGGTGGGCAGTTACAAGGTCGGGAAGTCGCTGACCCTGGTGCGGAACGAGCACTGGGACCCGAAGACCGACCCGATCCGGCATCAGTACGCCGACCGGTACGAGATCAGTTTCGGCCACCAGTTCGCCGACTCCACCCGGCGCTTCCTCGCCGACCAGGGCGGGGACAAGAACGCGCTCTCCTTCAGCAACGGCGTGGCCCCCGAGATGACCGAGAAGGTCCTCGGCCAGCGGGACACCAAGGCGCGCCGGCTGCTGGAGATCCAGCCGTACGTCGACTACATCTCCTTCAACACCACCCGCCTCAAGGACGTCAGGGTCCGCAAGGCCCTCGCCTACGCCATGCCCAACGGGCAGATCCTCCAGCAGAACGGCGGGGCGACGGCCGGTGTCGTGGCCACCAACTACCTCTCCCCCGCCATGGACGGCTACCGGCCGACCGACCCGTACGGGAAGAAGGACAAACCCGCGGGCGACCCGGAGAAGGCCCGGGCCCTGCTGAAGGAGGCGGGGAAGGAGGGGCAGGAGATCGTCTACGCGTACGCCAACACGGACATCCAGCAGAAGATCGCCGTCGTCGTCACCCAGGCCCTGGAACGGGCGGGGTTCAAGGTGCAGAAGAAGGAGATCGACTCCAACACCTGGCGGACCGCCATCTCCGAGGTGGGCAACAAGTTCGACATCTACCGCACCTCCTGGGGCGCCGACTGGCCCGTCTCCTCGACCGTCGTCCCGCCGCTGTACGACGGCCGGCAGATCGCCGACGGCGCGCAGAACTACGGCCACCTCGACGACCCCAAGGTCAACGCGGAGGTCGACCGCATCACAAGGATCACGGATGTGAAGCAGGCGGGCGCCGAGTGGCAGAAGCTGGCCGACCGGATCCTCACCGACGACGTGCCGGGCGTGCCCACGTTCTACAACCGGCTGTTCTCGCTGTGGGGTTCGGGGCTCGGCGGGGTCAAGTACCACCCGGTGTACGGGACGGTCGACCCGACCGGCGTGTTCGTGAAGTGA
- a CDS encoding DUF6113 family protein, translated as MLTGTLTAGKVVSHLGLLVLGFLVGVAGALVQGAWFPGGLLLALLAVGGLCYGGRALTGGRTGAAVGGVGWLLAVLLLALNRPEGDFLFEAGIGSNVFMLGGMVVVVICATLVRNPQPNGRDSRLGP; from the coding sequence ATGCTGACCGGCACTCTGACGGCCGGGAAGGTCGTCTCCCATCTGGGCCTGCTCGTCCTGGGCTTCCTGGTCGGCGTCGCGGGCGCGCTGGTGCAAGGCGCCTGGTTCCCCGGCGGGTTGCTGCTCGCCCTGCTCGCCGTCGGCGGCCTCTGCTACGGCGGACGGGCGCTGACGGGCGGCCGGACGGGGGCCGCCGTGGGCGGCGTCGGCTGGCTGCTCGCGGTGCTGCTGCTCGCCCTCAACCGGCCCGAGGGGGACTTCCTGTTCGAGGCCGGGATCGGGTCGAACGTCTTCATGCTGGGCGGGATGGTCGTCGTTGTGATCTGTGCCACGCTGGTCCGAAATCCGCAACCGAACGGGCGCGACAGTCGACTTGGCCCGTGA
- a CDS encoding S9 family peptidase gives MTGQLSFPRQYARTQHFTLGAPRAFTVAPDGSRVVFLRSRSGTDRSHVLWVLDLDDGREYPAGDPAALLGGAEEELSPEERARRERAREGSAGIVGYAVDGAAELAAFALSGRLFVAELQGGSTVELPVPGPVTDPRPSPDGRHVAYVAGGALRVVEADGGQDRPLAEPESADVTWGLAEFIAAEEMDRSRGFWWSPDGTALLAARVDEAPVRRWWIADPARPAEVPAEIAYPAAGTPNAEVSLALLGLDGSRTEVAWDRARFPYLARVHWSAGGPPLLLVQARDQRTQTVLEVNTATGATRALLTEEDPANWLDLFPGVPAWTPDGRLVRIADTDGARALVVGERVLTGPELFVHDVLDITDESVLVRASAGAAADDPEPGAAHVWRIGEGGAERLSDRRGRHSAVRSGAVTVLVSAVPDRPGSEAVVLRDGKPVATVASLAETPVLSARPRFTRSGDRGIPCAVLLPTGYREGDGPLPVLMDPYGGPHGPRVVAAHNAHLTSQWFADQGFAVVVADGRGTPHTSPAWEKAIRDDFAGVTLDDQVDALHGLAGRFPLDLGRVAIRGWSYGGYLAALAVLRRPDVFHAGIAGAPVTDWRLYDTHYTERYLGLPDDRPEVYERNSLVSERGLSGAAPERRPLMIIHGLADDNVVVAHALRLSSALLADGRPHEVLPLSGVTHMTPQEQVAENLLLLQVDFLRRSLGG, from the coding sequence ATGACCGGACAGCTCTCGTTCCCCCGCCAGTACGCCCGGACCCAGCACTTCACCCTGGGCGCGCCCCGTGCGTTCACCGTGGCACCGGACGGTTCACGCGTCGTCTTCCTGCGCTCCCGTTCGGGCACCGACCGCTCTCATGTGCTGTGGGTGCTCGATCTCGACGACGGCCGGGAGTACCCGGCGGGCGATCCGGCGGCGCTGCTGGGCGGCGCGGAGGAGGAGTTGTCGCCCGAGGAGCGCGCGCGGCGCGAGCGGGCGCGCGAGGGCTCGGCGGGCATCGTGGGCTACGCGGTGGACGGCGCGGCCGAGTTGGCGGCCTTCGCCCTGTCGGGGCGGCTGTTCGTCGCCGAGCTCCAGGGCGGGAGCACCGTCGAACTCCCCGTGCCGGGACCGGTCACGGACCCGCGGCCGTCGCCCGACGGCCGGCACGTCGCGTACGTCGCGGGCGGGGCGCTGCGCGTGGTGGAGGCGGACGGCGGCCAGGACCGGCCGCTGGCGGAGCCGGAGTCGGCGGACGTCACCTGGGGGCTGGCGGAGTTCATCGCGGCGGAGGAGATGGACCGCTCGCGCGGCTTCTGGTGGTCGCCGGACGGTACGGCCCTGCTGGCGGCCCGGGTGGACGAGGCGCCCGTGCGCCGCTGGTGGATCGCCGACCCGGCGCGGCCCGCCGAGGTCCCGGCCGAGATCGCCTATCCGGCCGCCGGGACCCCGAACGCGGAGGTCTCGCTGGCCCTGCTGGGCCTGGACGGCTCCCGCACGGAGGTGGCGTGGGACCGCGCCCGCTTCCCGTACCTGGCCCGGGTGCACTGGTCCGCGGGCGGCCCCCCGCTGCTGCTGGTGCAGGCTCGCGACCAGCGCACGCAGACCGTCCTGGAGGTGAACACCGCCACCGGCGCCACGCGTGCGCTCCTCACCGAGGAGGACCCGGCGAATTGGCTGGATCTTTTCCCCGGGGTGCCCGCGTGGACGCCCGACGGCCGGCTGGTGCGGATCGCGGATACGGACGGGGCGCGCGCCCTGGTCGTCGGCGAACGGGTGCTCACCGGACCCGAGTTGTTCGTCCACGACGTGCTCGACATCACCGATGAATCGGTGCTGGTCAGGGCATCCGCCGGGGCCGCCGCGGACGATCCGGAGCCGGGCGCGGCGCACGTCTGGCGGATCGGCGAGGGGGGCGCGGAACGGCTCTCCGACCGGCGCGGGCGGCACTCCGCCGTGCGCTCCGGGGCGGTCACCGTGCTGGTCTCGGCCGTACCGGACCGGCCCGGGAGCGAGGCCGTCGTCCTGCGCGACGGCAAGCCGGTGGCCACCGTGGCGTCGCTCGCCGAGACCCCCGTGCTCTCCGCACGCCCCCGGTTCACCCGGTCGGGGGATCGCGGGATTCCGTGTGCCGTGCTGCTGCCGACCGGCTACCGCGAGGGCGACGGTCCGCTGCCCGTCCTGATGGACCCGTACGGGGGACCCCACGGCCCCCGGGTGGTCGCCGCGCACAACGCGCACCTCACGTCCCAGTGGTTCGCCGACCAGGGCTTCGCGGTGGTCGTCGCCGACGGCCGGGGCACCCCGCACACCTCCCCCGCCTGGGAGAAGGCGATCCGCGACGACTTCGCCGGCGTCACCCTCGACGACCAGGTCGACGCCCTCCACGGCCTCGCCGGCCGCTTCCCCCTCGACCTCGGCCGCGTCGCCATCCGCGGCTGGTCCTACGGCGGCTACCTCGCCGCCCTCGCCGTCCTCCGCCGCCCCGACGTCTTCCACGCGGGCATCGCGGGCGCCCCGGTCACCGACTGGCGGCTGTACGACACGCACTACACCGAGCGGTACCTCGGGCTGCCGGACGACCGGCCGGAGGTGTACGAGCGGAACTCCCTCGTGAGCGAGCGGGGATTGTCGGGCGCCGCCCCGGAGCGGCGCCCGCTGATGATCATCCACGGGCTGGCGGACGACAACGTGGTCGTCGCCCACGCGCTGCGGCTGTCGTCCGCGCTGCTCGCGGACGGGCGGCCGCACGAGGTGCTGCCGTTGTCCGGGGTGACGCACATGACCCCGCAGGAGCAGGTGGCCGAGAACCTGCTGTTGCTGCAGGTGGACTTCCTGCGGCGGTCGCTGGGCGGGTGA
- a CDS encoding ABC transporter permease, which translates to MTSPSPTVPPPPPAGAVPVAPPELAGRSPGRLMWLRFRRDRAGVVSACVVVFFFAVAAAAPLVSKLYGKTPTATYGLDETGLLNEYGYPIAPNGGMSGRFWFGIEPTLGRDVLTQLVYGIRTSLLIAAAATVLCVVTGVLIGVTAGYVGGRTDYFLGRFIDLLLAFPQQLSFVAFTPVVYALFVSPEKETPTYLRVVTLIVVLWALGWMGLARLLRGQVLSLREREFVEAAKVTGASPWRIITRELLPNLWTPILVQSTLMLPALVTAEAGLSFIGVGIVEPTPDWGRMFANGARYYESDITYIFFPGIAMILFVVAFNLLGDSVRDAFDPRTQR; encoded by the coding sequence ATGACGAGTCCTTCCCCGACCGTTCCGCCTCCCCCGCCCGCCGGGGCCGTACCGGTCGCACCACCGGAACTCGCGGGCCGCTCCCCAGGACGCCTGATGTGGCTGCGGTTCCGGCGCGACCGCGCCGGCGTCGTCTCGGCCTGCGTCGTGGTGTTCTTCTTCGCCGTCGCGGCGGCGGCACCGCTGGTCTCGAAGCTGTACGGGAAGACCCCGACGGCGACGTACGGGCTGGACGAGACGGGCCTGCTCAACGAGTACGGCTACCCGATCGCCCCCAACGGGGGGATGTCGGGCCGGTTCTGGTTCGGCATCGAGCCGACGCTCGGCCGGGACGTGCTGACGCAGCTCGTCTACGGCATCCGCACCTCGCTCCTGATCGCCGCGGCGGCCACCGTCCTGTGCGTGGTGACGGGCGTGCTGATCGGGGTGACGGCCGGGTACGTGGGCGGGCGGACGGACTACTTCCTGGGGCGGTTCATCGATCTGCTGCTGGCGTTTCCGCAGCAGTTGTCGTTCGTCGCGTTCACGCCGGTCGTCTACGCGCTGTTCGTCAGCCCGGAGAAGGAGACCCCGACCTATCTCAGGGTGGTGACCCTGATCGTGGTGCTGTGGGCGCTGGGCTGGATGGGGTTGGCGCGGCTGCTGCGCGGGCAGGTACTGAGCCTGCGGGAGCGGGAGTTCGTGGAGGCCGCCAAGGTGACGGGCGCGTCGCCGTGGCGGATCATCACCCGCGAACTGCTGCCCAACCTGTGGACGCCGATCCTCGTCCAGTCCACCCTGATGCTCCCCGCCTTGGTCACCGCGGAGGCGGGGCTGTCCTTCATCGGCGTCGGCATCGTGGAGCCCACCCCGGACTGGGGGCGGATGTTCGCCAACGGCGCCAGGTACTACGAGAGCGACATCACCTACATCTTCTTCCCCGGGATAGCGATGATCCTCTTCGTGGTGGCCTTCAACCTCCTCGGGGACTCCGTCCGGGACGCGTTCGACCCCCGGACCCAGCGCTGA
- a CDS encoding ABC transporter permease yields MLRFLLRRFLGAIVIVLLISAITFFLFFALPSEPALMSCGKNCTPDALAVINKNLGLNEPVPVQYWHYMTGIFTGRDFSVGHCPAPCLGYSFSNQQPVWDTIVDRFPTTLSIALGGAVVFLVVGVGIGMIAAAFRGTWIDKFFSSLSLIGNSLQIYFVGVVALAVFVSGLHWFDNPAYYPITEDPVKWFTGMIIPWLVLSIIFIANYSRMTRSQMIEQLAEDHVRTARAKGLGRRTVFFRYAWRGAMTPIVTLFGIDLGSLFGGAIVTEFTFSLHGLGRLAVSSVSETDLPTLMAVMLVACTAIVVANIVVDAAYAVIDPRVRLG; encoded by the coding sequence ATGCTGAGATTCCTCCTCCGCCGGTTCCTCGGCGCGATCGTCATCGTCCTGCTGATCAGCGCGATCACCTTCTTCCTCTTCTTCGCGCTGCCCTCCGAGCCCGCCCTGATGTCGTGCGGCAAGAACTGCACGCCCGACGCGCTGGCCGTCATCAACAAGAACCTGGGCCTGAACGAGCCGGTGCCCGTCCAGTACTGGCACTACATGACCGGCATCTTCACCGGCCGCGACTTCTCGGTGGGCCACTGCCCGGCGCCCTGCCTCGGCTACTCGTTCTCCAACCAGCAGCCGGTCTGGGACACCATCGTGGACCGCTTCCCGACCACCCTGTCGATCGCCCTGGGCGGGGCCGTCGTCTTCCTCGTCGTGGGCGTCGGCATCGGGATGATCGCCGCCGCCTTCCGGGGCACCTGGATCGACAAGTTCTTCAGCTCGCTGTCGCTGATCGGCAACTCGCTCCAGATCTACTTCGTGGGCGTCGTCGCGCTCGCCGTGTTCGTCAGCGGGCTGCACTGGTTCGACAACCCGGCGTACTACCCGATCACCGAGGACCCCGTGAAGTGGTTCACCGGGATGATCATCCCCTGGCTGGTGCTGTCGATCATCTTCATCGCCAACTACAGCCGGATGACGCGCTCCCAGATGATCGAGCAGCTCGCCGAGGACCACGTCCGCACCGCCCGCGCCAAGGGCCTCGGCCGTCGCACGGTCTTCTTCCGCTACGCCTGGCGGGGGGCGATGACGCCGATCGTCACCCTCTTCGGCATCGACCTGGGGTCGCTGTTCGGCGGGGCGATCGTCACCGAGTTCACGTTCAGCCTGCACGGGCTCGGCCGGCTCGCCGTCTCCTCGGTGAGCGAGACCGATCTGCCCACGCTGATGGCCGTGATGCTCGTCGCCTGTACGGCGATCGTCGTCGCCAACATCGTCGTGGACGCGGCGTACGCGGTGATCGACCCGCGGGTGCGGCTCGGTTGA
- the mshB gene encoding N-acetyl-1-D-myo-inositol-2-amino-2-deoxy-alpha-D-glucopyranoside deacetylase yields the protein MTDLPGRRLLLVHAHPDDESINNGATMAKYAAEGAHVTLVTCTLGEEGEVIPPGLAHLAADREDALGAHRAGELAAAMKELGVTDHRFLGGRGRYRDSGMMGAPQNDRPGSFWRADVDEAAGYLVEVMREVRPQVLVTYDPHGGYGHPDHIQAHRVAMRAVELAAEPAFRRDLGEPHRVAKVYWNCVPRSVVEAGFARLREAAAEGEPRPFPGVAALDDVPGVVPDDEVTAAPHTAPYLAAKAAAMRAHVTQIVVDGHFFALSNELGQPLLADEYYRLVRGKAAADREDDLFAGVAGAAEGVEGPGAAC from the coding sequence ATGACCGACCTTCCCGGCCGCCGGCTGCTCCTGGTGCACGCGCACCCGGACGACGAATCGATCAACAACGGCGCGACCATGGCCAAGTACGCGGCCGAGGGTGCCCACGTCACCCTGGTGACCTGCACCCTCGGCGAGGAGGGCGAGGTGATCCCGCCGGGCCTCGCCCACCTCGCGGCCGATCGGGAGGACGCCCTCGGCGCCCACCGCGCGGGCGAACTGGCCGCCGCGATGAAGGAGCTCGGCGTCACCGACCACCGCTTCCTGGGCGGCCGGGGGCGCTACCGGGACTCCGGGATGATGGGCGCGCCGCAGAACGACCGTCCCGGGAGCTTCTGGAGAGCGGACGTCGACGAGGCCGCCGGGTACCTCGTCGAGGTGATGCGCGAGGTGCGTCCGCAGGTGCTGGTCACCTACGACCCGCACGGCGGCTACGGCCACCCCGACCACATCCAGGCGCACCGGGTGGCCATGCGCGCGGTGGAGCTGGCGGCCGAGCCCGCGTTCCGCCGGGACCTCGGGGAGCCGCACCGGGTGGCGAAGGTGTACTGGAACTGCGTCCCGCGCTCGGTCGTCGAGGCGGGCTTCGCGCGGCTGCGCGAGGCCGCGGCGGAGGGGGAGCCCCGGCCGTTCCCCGGCGTCGCCGCGCTCGACGACGTGCCGGGCGTCGTCCCGGACGACGAGGTGACGGCCGCCCCGCACACGGCCCCTTATCTCGCCGCGAAGGCGGCGGCCATGCGGGCGCACGTCACCCAGATCGTGGTGGACGGTCACTTCTTCGCCCTCTCCAACGAGCTGGGCCAGCCGCTCCTCGCCGACGAGTACTACCGCCTCGTGCGCGGAAAGGCGGCCGCGGACCGGGAGGACGACCTGTTCGCCGGGGTCGCCGGTGCGGCCGAGGGCGTCGAAGGGCCGGGTGCGGCATGCTGA
- a CDS encoding RNA polymerase sigma factor, protein METDDELLVRSAGEAGAFEPLVGRHATALHGYFARRAPGAADDLLAEAWLQAFTARGTYDPARGTARAWLFGVARNVLAAHWRGEARHRREIRADEPSSDPWYAVDRRLDAAAVAPLIRETMAELPHVERELILLVAWEQLSPAEAAAVVGVPAGTARSRLHRARARLRAALAPSGTLPLTGDLT, encoded by the coding sequence GTGGAAACCGACGATGAGCTGCTGGTGCGCTCGGCAGGGGAGGCGGGGGCCTTCGAGCCGCTGGTCGGGCGGCACGCGACCGCGCTGCACGGCTACTTCGCGCGCCGGGCGCCCGGGGCGGCGGACGACCTGCTGGCGGAGGCGTGGCTCCAGGCGTTCACGGCGCGGGGTACGTACGACCCGGCGCGCGGCACGGCGCGCGCCTGGCTGTTCGGGGTGGCCCGGAACGTCCTGGCGGCGCACTGGCGCGGGGAGGCCCGGCACCGCCGGGAGATACGGGCGGACGAGCCGAGCAGCGACCCCTGGTACGCGGTCGACCGGCGGCTGGACGCGGCCGCGGTCGCGCCGCTGATCCGCGAGACGATGGCGGAGCTGCCGCATGTGGAAAGAGAGTTGATCCTCCTCGTCGCCTGGGAGCAGCTCTCCCCGGCCGAGGCCGCCGCCGTGGTCGGCGTCCCGGCCGGCACGGCCCGCTCCCGGCTGCACCGGGCGCGCGCCCGGCTGCGCGCGGCCCTCGCCCCCTCCGGCACGCTGCCCCTGACAGGAGACCTCACATGA